From one Actinomyces sp. Marseille-P3109 genomic stretch:
- the purS gene encoding phosphoribosylformylglycinamidine synthase subunit PurS, which yields MGRIVVEVMPKPEILDPQGKAVVGSLPRLGFDQFTGVRQGRRFELTVDGPVTEEHLAAAREAAATLLSNPIIEDVVSVAADEEA from the coding sequence ATGGGACGCATCGTCGTCGAGGTCATGCCCAAGCCCGAGATCCTTGACCCCCAGGGCAAGGCCGTCGTCGGGAGCCTTCCCCGCCTCGGATTCGACCAGTTCACCGGCGTGCGCCAGGGACGCCGCTTCGAGCTGACCGTGGACGGTCCCGTCACCGAGGAGCACCTGGCCGCCGCCCGCGAGGCCGCCGCCACGCTCCTGTCCAACCCGATCATCGAGGACGTCGTCTCCGTGGCCGCCGACGAGGAGGCCTGA
- the purQ gene encoding phosphoribosylformylglycinamidine synthase subunit PurQ, whose protein sequence is MSDSPTARIGVITFPGTLDDVDAARAVRLAGAEPVSLWHKDADLRGVDAVVVPGGFSHGDYLRCGAIARFAPVMGEVVAAAERGMPVLGICNGFQILAEAHLLPGALLRNADQRFICVEQRLRIENAQTAWTNRFTAGEEIVVPMKNGEGNFIAAPEELDRLEGEGLVVFRYVGNPNGSARDIAGVRNERGNVVGLMPHPEHAVEPGFGPGSQLGPRTGTDGLGVFRSAIDSLLAA, encoded by the coding sequence GTGAGTGACTCTCCCACCGCCCGCATCGGCGTCATCACCTTCCCCGGCACCCTCGACGACGTCGACGCCGCCCGCGCCGTGCGCCTGGCCGGGGCCGAGCCGGTGAGCCTGTGGCACAAGGATGCCGACTTGCGCGGGGTCGACGCCGTCGTCGTGCCCGGGGGCTTCTCCCACGGCGACTACCTGCGCTGCGGCGCCATCGCCCGCTTCGCCCCCGTCATGGGCGAGGTCGTGGCCGCCGCCGAGCGCGGCATGCCGGTGCTCGGCATCTGCAACGGCTTCCAGATCCTCGCCGAGGCCCACCTCCTGCCCGGTGCCCTCCTGCGCAACGCGGACCAGCGCTTCATCTGCGTCGAGCAGCGCCTGCGCATCGAGAACGCGCAGACCGCCTGGACCAACCGGTTCACGGCCGGGGAGGAGATCGTCGTCCCCATGAAGAACGGGGAGGGCAACTTCATCGCCGCGCCCGAGGAGCTCGACCGCCTCGAGGGCGAGGGCCTCGTCGTCTTCCGCTACGTGGGCAACCCCAACGGCTCGGCCCGGGACATCGCCGGCGTGCGCAACGAGCGCGGCAACGTCGTCGGCCTCATGCCCCATCCCGAGCACGCCGTCGAGCCCGGATTCGGCCCCGGCTCGCAGCTCGGCCCGCGCACCGGTACTGACGGCCTGGGAGTCTTCCGCTCGGCCATCGACTCGCTTTTGGCCGCCTGA